The following DNA comes from Mycobacterium sp. MS1601.
AATTTGTTTGCGGGGTAGCCGTAGTGGCATGACCGCACACAAGTTCACTCCCCGCACCATTGCTCTGACTGCTGCCGGCTTCGCCGCGGCCGCCGCCACGGTGGTCACCGTCGGAGTTGCGTCGGCAGAGCCCACCCCGAGCCCCGGTCCGGAGCCGGCCCCCACGCTGACTCCGACCACCACGACCATCGTGCCCGTTCCGGACTACTACCCGAACGAGACGGGTGGCGGTGACGAGGAAGACGGTTCCTAAGACGCTATCTGCAAAGGCGCTGCACCCATGTCCGGGTGCAGCGCCTTTGTGGTATCCGCCCCACCCGCCAGTACCGAGCCGCCCGGGGAGTGCGTGGCCCTCACGGAAGCCGCCAGTCGATCGGCTCGGCACCCATCTCGGCCAACAGTGCGTTGGCACGGCTGAAGGGGCGTGAGCCGAAGAAGCCCCGCGACGCCGACAGCGGCGACGGGTGCGGGGACTCGATGGCCATACAGTTAGGGCCCAGCATCGGCTTCAAGGTCGACGCGTCCCGCCCCCACAGGATCGCCACCAACGGCGTGGGACGTTGCACCAGCGCCGTGATCGCACACTCGGTGACAGCCTCCCAGCCTTTGCCTCGGTGGGAGGCCGGTGTCCCGGGGCGCACCGTCAGCACCCGGTTGAGCAGCATCACGCCCTGCTGTGACCACGGCGTCAGGTCACCGGACGACGGAGCCGGAAAGCCGAGGTCGGCGCTGTACTCGGTGAAGATGTTGGACAGGCTGCGTGGCAGCGGGCGCACATCGGGGGCCACCGAGAAGCTCAGACCGATCGCATGTCCCGGTGTCGGGTACGGGTCCTGTCCCACGATGAGCACCCGCACGGATTCGAACGGAAACGTGAACGCCCGCAGCACGTTCGGACCTGCCGGTAGATATCCGCGGCCCTCCGCCAATTCGGCGCGCAGGAACTCCCCCATCTGCGTGACCTGCGCGGCCACCGGGGCCAGAGCTTGCGCCCAGCCGTCGTCCACCAGTTCACTCAAAGGCCGCGCCGTCACGCCGACACCCTACTGGGCTGGTTAACCGCCGCCGAAGGACTCCCACCCCGCCGGGCCGGCCCAGTCCTGTCCGTCCAGCAGCACGCGGCCGTCACCGTCGAGCACTCTGCCGATCACACGCCAACCCGCGGGCACCTCGGCGGGGAAACACGCCACCAGCGCGTGATCCTCGCCGCCGCCGAGCACCCAGTCGCGAGGGTGGATACCCACCTCCCCGGCAGCGGGCCCCAGGATCGACCATTCCGCGCGCAGCGCCTCCGTCGAGAGGTCGATGTCGACTTTCGACCCCTGGGCGATGTGGCGCAGGTCTGCCACCAGGCCGTCGGAGGTGTCCGTCATCGCGGTGGCTCCCGCCGCGGCCGCCACGACGCCCTGGCCGTACGGCGGCACCGGTGAAAGGTGGCGACTGCGGAACTCGGCGAAGTCGTCGACACCCGCTGCCCACATCGCGTGACCGGCGGCCGAGACACCGAGGTCGCCGACGACGGCCACCATGGCGCCCGGGCGCGCGCCGGTCCGGGTCACCGGGGCTCGCCCGCCGAGATCACCGAACACCGTCACCGACACCACCCAGTGCGGGCTGGACACCAGATCACCGCCGATGAGCGGGCCGCCGGCCAACCCGGCTTCGGCCCACATCCCGTCGGCCAGTGCCAGGGCGTCCCGCGCCGGAGCGTGGGCGGGCGCGCCAAGACCCACGACAAAACCCGTGGCCGTCGCACCCATGGCCTCGACGTCGGCGGCGTTCTGCGCGATGGCTTTGCGCCCCACGTCGTAGGGGGTGGACCAGTCGAGACGAAAATGCCGGCCCTCCACCAGCATGTCGGTGGAGACCACCACGCGACCGTCGGGCACCGCGAGCACCGCGGCGTCATCGCCTGGGCCCAACTGGACACTGGCGGGGTATGAGCGTCCTGCGGTGAGCCGCTCGATGACCGCGAACTCGCCGAGCTCCGCCAACGTCGGCCCGTCCTCATCACCCACTGCTGCGCGGCCTCCTGACCTGAACACACGCTCGACCTGCGGTAGGTTGAGTCGACATCGAGACAGGGAGATTACACCGGTGGCCGAGGCGTTCATGCTGATCCAGACCGAGGTGGGCCGCGCCGAAGTGGTCGCCAAGCAGGTCGGCGCCCTTCCCGGTGTGCTGTCGTCGGAATACGTCACCGGCCCCTACGACGTGATCGTCCGGGTGGGTGCGCCCGACATCCGTGGCACCGTCACGGCCGTCCAGCAGGTCGAGGGCATCACCCGCACCCTGACCTGTCCGATCGCCGAGGTTGCACACTGATCTGATGCCGGATATCGACCGCGACGGTCCACCGCGGGCTGTCCTCGTCACGGCTCTGGCGGTCGCGGTGGCAGCCACAGGCGGCGTGTTGGCCGTCGCCGCCACCCGCACCCCCGAACCC
Coding sequences within:
- a CDS encoding uracil-DNA glycosylase → MTARPLSELVDDGWAQALAPVAAQVTQMGEFLRAELAEGRGYLPAGPNVLRAFTFPFESVRVLIVGQDPYPTPGHAIGLSFSVAPDVRPLPRSLSNIFTEYSADLGFPAPSSGDLTPWSQQGVMLLNRVLTVRPGTPASHRGKGWEAVTECAITALVQRPTPLVAILWGRDASTLKPMLGPNCMAIESPHPSPLSASRGFFGSRPFSRANALLAEMGAEPIDWRLP
- a CDS encoding thiamine-phosphate kinase, whose translation is MGDEDGPTLAELGEFAVIERLTAGRSYPASVQLGPGDDAAVLAVPDGRVVVSTDMLVEGRHFRLDWSTPYDVGRKAIAQNAADVEAMGATATGFVVGLGAPAHAPARDALALADGMWAEAGLAGGPLIGGDLVSSPHWVVSVTVFGDLGGRAPVTRTGARPGAMVAVVGDLGVSAAGHAMWAAGVDDFAEFRSRHLSPVPPYGQGVVAAAAGATAMTDTSDGLVADLRHIAQGSKVDIDLSTEALRAEWSILGPAAGEVGIHPRDWVLGGGEDHALVACFPAEVPAGWRVIGRVLDGDGRVLLDGQDWAGPAGWESFGGG
- a CDS encoding Lrp/AsnC ligand binding domain-containing protein — protein: MAEAFMLIQTEVGRAEVVAKQVGALPGVLSSEYVTGPYDVIVRVGAPDIRGTVTAVQQVEGITRTLTCPIAEVAH